Genomic window (Helianthus annuus cultivar XRQ/B chromosome 3, HanXRQr2.0-SUNRISE, whole genome shotgun sequence):
TGTTTAGttataaaccaaaaaaaaaaaaaaaaatccttacATACTAAATAAGCAAGTGAGTGAccatttttttaaatgttaattaataaaaaagcaatagaattaaaattaaaattaaaacataataatatattaaattagTTATTTATAGCTAGGTAACTTTAATCATATTCTATTTCGAAATatcttttttataatttttaaataacTATTACTAACTATTTAGGTTATTTATAAACCTTAAAGTGAACCTAAGTggtttaaaaaaataagaaaaccccTATTTCAGTTATTTATAAATACTCTCGATAGATGAAGCTAAGTGGAAGATAAAGTTATATGAAACATTCCATAACAGACAAACATTTCTAAATACTTTCTTCTTCCTTTGAATCTCCATCGGAAATCCAAACCATTTTTCCAAAAGTGCTCACAATTCTCCATGTACTGTGTAACCGCGTATATCTTTAATTAGCTCTCATGAATTAGGGTTTAGTGTGTGTTTTTCAAcgtgtgtatttttttttttcagatcaATATGTCACTTCAAGACCTCCAAACCTTCGACCCTACGTCGTTTCAGGATGATTTTCTGGAACAAATGCTTTGTGGTCTCCAATCCGCCGGAGTTTCTTGGCCGGAGATATCAACTGGCACCGGCGgcagcggtggtggtggtgaactCTTTGATGACCAATCGGCTTACTTAACAACTAAACTTCGGCAACACCAGATTAGCTCCGGTGATGTAGGGTTTTTTCAAAATGAGATGGTTGATACGTCGTCGTTTAAATCGCCGGTAATTTCTTATTTCTAGATTTATTATCagttaatatattatttttttggtTACGGTTATTATGTATGACAAGTTTAATATTGTATAGAACGGAAATAATTCGATTCAAGCTCTTTTCAATGGGTTTACCGGATCTATTCAATCCAATCAAGCTCCGAACTTCCAATATCCACCGGTGAGCGTTCAATTCTTTTCGGTTACAATTATTTTTCGATAAAACTAATTATAGCCAGCGTTGTGTTGTAAATGAGCCGAGCATGAAATAAATTTTCAACAAAACTAATTATAACTAGGGTTGTAAACGAGACAAGCCAGACTGGTTATTTACAACCTGAGTTGGACCATATTATCTCGTTTATTTTAACAAGCTGAAATGTTGAGTTTAGGTCTTGAGTCAGCTTCCTTATATTTTTTATAGTGGAATTATTATTTTTTCATGATTACTATTGTAGGCTCAAGGCTTTAGACCACCGGGTCCGGCAACAGCTCCGGTAAACCAAGGGCCGACGACAGTTGGTGCGACTGCAGCCGGTGGTGGCGGTAGTGGACCACCGGCACAGCCGCGACAAAGAGTTAGAGCTAGAAGAGGACAAGCAACCGATCCGCATAGCATAGCTGAAAGAGTAAGACAAAATCCTGATCTGGAATCACAATAATTAATAGATTTCTTTAGGGGTTAGCTAAACGTACTTTCTTTATGATGTTTTGACGGTACACCCTATAGAACAAAAGTAGAGGGtaggttaaataaataaaattataggGTGGAGTACGGTTAGCATAACCTTAGTTTTTGCTATTTTTTCTTATCGTTTCATGATTGTAATATGCAGCTTCGGCGAGAGCGGATTGCTGAGAGGATGAAATCGCTACAAGAACTGGTCCCCAACGCTAACAAGGTATGTTTTACTGAACTGGCCACCGGTGAAAAGAACCGGTGGTAAATGGTTAGTTTAGAACTCATATCACACGTGGCACATAACAAGAAATGATTATTAGCCAACCAGAGAGCGCGTGAGTTATTGTTTGGCGATTCCGTGTGTACTTGAAAGTGAAGGTGGTATGCAAAAAATCCGGGGTAGGTTACGAATCATAGTCGGATTTCCCGGGAATGGGTTGGAGACAGTTTAATTACTATTTTAACcctaaagattttttttttctctttttgtatattttgattggtaaacatttatatttatataatgtATAATTGTTTTCGTAATTTTGTTTTAGTAATTTGAGCAGTAATTCAAACAAACGAAATTAGTTACCCTGATCTAAAAGAATAATTTTATGGTTTACATTATTTAGTTTTTTGCGTATGTGAAGTTATTATACTTGTTTAATTAAAGCTTATAATTATTAAGTTAAATGTAATTATGATATTTTTTAAGGCCAAAAGATCATGTATCTTATTGAAATGGAATtttatattccttaatttgaatTCAAAACGTAACAGATGCTTGATTATTTTGACAAAAGTGAATCAATATTTGTTatagaattgttattattatctTTGATATTTGTTTTATGTTAATTAATGTTGATTTTTGTATGGGTTGTGGAATGACAGACAGACAAGGCTTCAATGCTAGATGAGATCATAGATTATGTAAAATTCCTCCAGCTCCAAGTCAAAgtattctctctctctcacacagttaaaatatattgtaatttatatatgttaatatatattataatttatatatgttaatattaattatttagtATATTATAAATGGAATTTGTTATTTTAGAAAGTTCAAAAACCGTTTTACAATCTTGTTAAATGTCTTGTTTTAAATCAGGTTCTTAGCATGAGTAGAATGGGAGGTGTTGCTGCTGTTGCTCCTCTTGTTACTGATGTATCCTCTGAGGTTAGATCTTTATATAACTTTTACAACTtgatgtgatttttggtattgATTCAGTGCTATACATTTTAAAGGTTTTACAAAATAATTGTAGGTTTCAATATCACATAAATCACACCTACCCTCTCCACTTCCATTTTACATAAACAAAGTTTTAATTTTATTACCCGGACACATGTCATTAGTATTCACATGAAATTATTAATCACTATTTTCACAACCAGCCCAGACCGAACTAGTTGTCCGGCCTTGAAATGATTGTTTAACCGCTTCGGTTAAATTAGTTTGTATGAACTGTCTCAATTTGAATCGAGCGGACTAGTTGAAGTTGTGAATCAGAGTGGGTGGTCGAACTAGATTTCAATTCTTCTTTTCTAGTTTTTCTTCCTAAAACCTCATTTAATTATTCATTTAGTACTTCTTAATATATAGTTTGTTTActaaaacctttttattttattaatattgtaagTGGCTAGACACTTTTCAAATTAAAATTAGTTAGATACATAATATAAATCATTTATGACATTATTTAGTTTTTGACACAATATAAATCATTAATGACATTATTTAGTTTTTGAAACGGTAGTGGATTCATTAGTTAATATTTAACACAGTAAACATTTTTCTCTCCCACAACTTTCATGTTTTTTGTTCTTTTTCTATTTTCGGTtaaaacatattatttaagattagGTGCATTAAcaatttattaatattttgtttatCTAAAGCTTTATATTCTTTTAATTTTGTAAATGCATACTAAAACATAAATTAGGTTATTGTTTAATCAAGAAACAAAGAACATTTTTTCTCCTCTAGCTTTCTTATTTGTTTCTTTCTCTAGTTTATAGGTTAATACAAAAATAATTAAGGTACATTAGGTGCATTTTCGTTTTCTTGGATTTAGGGTTAGTTGTTTGTTTATCTTCCTATAAATAGAAAGCTAAACAAGAAATAGACCTTATGGTACTAAATCCCAATATTTCCCTATCAAACCCCACCGCCTTTCACAAGTCCACACCAAATAAACGACAAATAGAAAGAAGATAGCACGCGTGCTTTACTTTCCAGATTCCACCACCGACCCCTGCCCCACCCTTCTATTTACATTTTAACCCTCATGCAAGTTTGTGTCATGTTTGTAAGGTTTACACGTACATTGCAAATTGTTgtaaaacaagttttcaagtcacGAGTACTTTTTGAAATCGTTCTAAACTAGGTTATTAAGTGGACTTTCTTCAAATACGCCTAACTACTTGGAATTGATCAAAGGCGGTTAATCTCGGCCAGAATCAGATCTAATAGGTCAACTCATGCCGAGTTGAACTTtaacaaaataaaacataatttctatgctttttatattaaaaaatgaatATAAATTTtgcgtattttgttataaatattagtaaatctATGTTATTTGGCATATGTATAATTtctgaaaactaatttctttataattttaaCATGTTttgagtactccccgagtactctgcgtgccgagtactctcaactccctgCTCGACCGATTAGGGAGCGTCTAGCAACTTTTGAAACCATGATAAGTGTCGGAATCCATTGTTGGAAGTCAAACATAAGTCACCATGGTTAGTATCGGTAGCAAAGTTATATCGACATTAATAGTTTGGTATATTGTGTTAGTGTAATAACTGTAGTGATCAGTAGCAACTAAATATCAGTAGAAACCAATGCTAATAAACCAATATTACGAATATACTCAATAGTCTCCCACGATGTGGATTTTTGAGGGGGAGATAATGGCAAACCTTACTACTATATTAACTTCGATAACGAAATTATCTAACATTGTGATTATACAGGGTGGCTGTGACGGTGCACAAGCAAGCGCCAGTGGTGGCACAGGGCGGACCACCAACGGAACTCCGCCATCTTCAACCAACGACACAATGACGGTAGCGGAGAATCAAGTAGTGAAGCTAATGGAGGAGGACATGGGGTCAGCCATGCAATACCTACAAGGAAAAGGCCTTTGTCTCATGCCGATATCATTAGCCACCGCTATCtccaccaccacctgccacctTCCTTCCACCAGAAACAACCACCCATTACTTGGTAGTGGCTCTTCTTCCCCCAACGTGTCCGTGTTGAGTGTCCAATCCGCAAATGGTGTTTTGCTACCGGAAGTTGTTTCCGTTAAAGATTCTAACGCCGTCACAAAGTCGTGATTTTCTCTGGCGTTGACTTTTCTTTAAGCCCCATTTGGCCTTTAAAAAAGTTGACAAAGATTGGAAGATAAAGTGGACTTTGGCGTCAGCCTTTTCTCCGGCGACCGGCTACCATAGTTGTGGGGTGTTTTGAATTTATACGTAATCATTTTCTAAGTGCTTTTGCGATGTCGTGTTGGATAGACTTTAATTGTGTTCTTTTATTTGTTGATCTTAACTTAAAGTAAACAAAGTTTTAATCTTAACTTAAAGTAAACAAAGTTTTAACATGTTGACAAATGAGCGTGACTTTGTTGATTTAAAGTATATGATTTAAAAAGGATATTATTTAAGTGCAGGTTAAATCTCATTCAAGATGACTATGAGGAATGGATGGGATTAGTATtagtatatttatttcaaatataataataataataataataataataataataataaaaataaaatctatctatataataaaagaaaccactttagggacacttgtcatcatattagtccatcttttatagataattattattttaatttagtttcttctaattaattatagataatacttctactaaatattatttagtttaatatcttatattatagataaccctcatactaaatattattagtttaatatcttatggataattattatttcgtttaatcttcttctcatttataatattatttttttaattaagagttaattacatagttagtccccgtggtttgaacaaagtaacatacttaggtactaatagtttaaaatcacattctattgtattaacttttcattttataacgtttggaggtattaacgttatttgtaggtttaaaatcacaatCTATTAGctcctaagtatgttattttttGCAAACAACAGATACTAACTATGTTAAAAATACCCTTGAacttaatacctccaaacgttagaaaatgaaaagttaataccctagaaggtgattttaaactattagtacctaagtatattattttgtgcaaaccacatggactaactatgtaattaactctttgaattaattatatttgcaCGTTTTGTTTGGTATCAAATAAATTTTacaaaacttaaaataaaattaactaatagtatttatcatttatacatttacggagttttaaataaatggttaaatttattgaaacttcgttaacaaattttgcaataacagaataatctatttttatcacgaaaaccgtattagtatattaaatatttttattttcactatacaaaattacatttactcgacccatgtaacacatgaggttttttaagatataatttttattatttgatatataaaattagatttattcaattcatacaatacacgggttttttaagaatatatattttttattatttagtacagaaaattacatttatccaaaccatgtaatgcgcatattttttaagatgtaatttttttattgtttggtatataaaattacatttattcaaccaatgtaataaatgaagttttttaaagatgtattattttattatttggtaaacaagattacatttattcaatccgtgtaatacacgtggttttaaagatataacttttttatttggtatacaaaattgttttggtcaaaaatctaatgaggataatgcaaccaaactcttagttatggggaatgatgcttgaaatgaagaacaataataaggatcacttcgatgtaaattgcacgaacaacacaaggatttgtacgaggaaaaagcccttgatcaatgaatgatctccggcataaaagacctcgggtgatggaaactaccgatcgccaagctcaaataaatcaataaatgtttacaacttcggatagtgacgagctaggtacaaggatcactatggttaactgtgtaaaagtgtgtgaaaactgttaagtgtttgctgaaagcttcaagaatGCAGTTGTACGAGAATATGTGTAGCTGAGagtggctaagtgttctaaaaatagctcgtcacccctttaaaaataaaagctaactaagctaacaaactatccgatttttgtgccatgctcccacgttctccacaacgtccatttccattcaaacgtgtgcgaaatacccgtggaatattccatagtaacgttgccaagaccaagtcaagcctattactcctgcaaaacaatacaaaacatgaacaaacaatcgttagtatgaggatccttaaggtgatccatgatcctgatcctgatcctgaaggtcttctgaggatcactatctgtcacagaagtaaggatcactattaggataacaagtaaggatcactaattgttagaaaatcctcccctaacaattgcccccaaaatataaggagtaatatgtaaaatgaacgagttatgttttcttgatcttatccataactaacttaacggatatatagccgttaatgtagaactatccgttgcaactatgacgtcacagaagtgacacccctgcagaatcatgattataaataggagatatagataggatcgtttgcatttaaaatccagagttactccctttataactgcattccgaagataaacaggtactcatcttcttccttcttttgCTCTGTTTTCCTTGTCTTTTCATTATTccgttcaaaatgttgctccggaactccccatcTAAGGATCACACGAAGAACAGCCCACTAAAAAGCCAGGGAATCATCgaagattccataaaagaacgATGTTGCTTCTCCGATCCGCAAATTGATAGGATCCGCTACTGCTTCCCGGCAAACACTGTGTTTAAATCGTTTGACCCCAACGCCCTCAGTGATCATATTTCTGATAACTGGGT
Coding sequences:
- the LOC110928816 gene encoding bHLH transcription factor RHL1, coding for MSLQDLQTFDPTSFQDDFLEQMLCGLQSAGVSWPEISTGTGGSGGGGELFDDQSAYLTTKLRQHQISSGDVGFFQNEMVDTSSFKSPNGNNSIQALFNGFTGSIQSNQAPNFQYPPAQGFRPPGPATAPVNQGPTTVGATAAGGGGSGPPAQPRQRVRARRGQATDPHSIAERLRRERIAERMKSLQELVPNANKTDKASMLDEIIDYVKFLQLQVKVLSMSRMGGVAAVAPLVTDVSSEGGCDGAQASASGGTGRTTNGTPPSSTNDTMTVAENQVVKLMEEDMGSAMQYLQGKGLCLMPISLATAISTTTCHLPSTRNNHPLLGSGSSSPNVSVLSVQSANGVLLPEVVSVKDSNAVTKS